The Solanum lycopersicum chromosome 2, SLM_r2.1 DNA window AGTACACTGTCaaccaaataaatttaaaaatctaacGAAGAGATATGTCTCCATCTATGTCGCTACACAATTAATTTGCAAATTATTGGTCATCATTATAAAGTTGAAATAAGGCTTCCTTGTTCTCACCTTAATAATGAAATTTGACGGATGGCGAGGACAAGAAGAAGAATCTGAAAAGTCTGCCTGATAGGAATATGAATGCGGGAGGGCAGTTTTCACAATTCTACCGCGTAATTGTACAAGAGTCTCTTTATGGCATGACACATACAACATGTAATACAACCACTGCATTCTTTGAAGCCATTTCTTCTACTACTTACTTTTGCTTTTGGAGAAAAACGGGTATGGCATttgtgggttttttttttttataatactaGAGCAGAGCAGCAAAAATGGTGTCTGATTTCTTCCTAGTACCAACAGCAGCAGGACAGCGGAATAATTACCTTCTTCTCCCGAGATATGGGGAAAAAAACCAAAATCAACATTCATTGAATCTCCCTTTATAATAAACTGGAGAATTAATTAGCAATTGAACATTTTACTAATATTTCCACACCGACTTCTTTCTAGTGCAATAACACCAACAACAACCTCCAATCTAGaaacaaaaacacaatataaAGTTACATAGTTACAGCCTAATCTTTCTTGTACATCAGACCAGTTAACCAACACAAGCTATGTATAGCTCTAAAATAACAACCTACGGACGGCTAACTGGTGCCATCGGCAGGGATGAAGACTGGTGGCTATATAAACTACTATCACTTGAATAACCTTGATAACCAATTGTCGCCGGATATGTGAAAGGAGAAATCCCATTCACTGGAGGGACAAAACCACCCAATGTTGAAGCTGGTTGCACTTGCTGGCTTGTTGCGTAAACAAACGTTGAACTAGGCAACTGCCCAGATGTCTGAATGATCTGACCTGCTGGATATGGCTGCATAGGAGGCAACGGTGCCAATGGTGGAGGCGATGATGGTAGAGGAGGTGGTTCAGTTGGAGTTGATTCCCGCCCAGTGCTTGCAAGATTGTGTTGTACTGAGTTTGGCTGAGAGAAAAATGTAACCGCTTCTTGAGGATTCTGAGAGGGAGCATAACAAGAGCCATCATTTTCAAGCTTCATCCTTTTCTCCGGTTGATTATCATGCAAAGATTCTTTAGTTGAGTTGCCTATGACACCCTCCGATGCCAAGGATGAGAGGACATAAGACAGCATCTGGGCTGAAGATGTTGATGCAGTCAGCTTTGCTGCCACTGCAGCAGCCGCAGACTTCATATCTTCCTCAAGGTTGCCAGATTTTTCATAAGATACCTGTCGAGTGTACATCACTGGAGCAGATTGTTCGCGATTTCCAGATATGAACGAATGTGGAGCTTGGGAGGTGTTAGCTTCCTTTATATTCTGCTCAGCCAAGATTTGCCCATTGCCATCAAAATTCAGCAACTGTCCGCAAATACTCCCAACCTGATCTGCGTGGGACTGAGCAGCCTAAAATCCAAGTAATGAAACGTCACTACACTGTTTATTAGGAATATGTGTGACCCAGAAAAGCTAGCAGGATAGCATTATATACTAATGTGAGAAGTATCACTTCTTTACtgggaaagtaaaaaaaaaatgcactggctattccttctctaaattGTGACTTTTGATGAATAGGAAAGCTGGTAGCTCCAATAGGATTTCCCTTCcctacaatttttttcttatcaaataaaaaaggaaaataactcTGCAAGTAAGCATGAGGTATATCTCTCATCGTCTACTCAACTATATTTGATTCTCTTTGAAACCAATATCATGTAATCTATGACAGAGCAAAATCAAAAGTTCACCAAAATATCATAACACATCAAAGAGGAGGTGCATCACAGACATTTACAGAACTCAAAAAATGACACAACTGGCCATCCCACAAAGACGTATATCATGAATTTAGCAATGACCATTTCAACAGATATAAATAAGCACATTATTTACCTGAAGATGATTGCGTACTTGATCCAACTTATATTCCTGAGGAAAAACCCACGGACCACTTAATCAGGAGcaaaaacacaaaaacaaaCAGAAAGATGGAAATGATGCACAACAATGGGATGACTAACCTGCTCCTGGAGGACCTCTCTGAGATGAGAGATGAGGTTTACCCTGGATGACTCAACAGTTGTTAGCTGCTCAACACAGTCCTTCAATATTGTGTGCTGCCCCTTGAGCTCATCCACTATACCAGATCCATTAAGATGGCCTGAAGGGAAAGGGAGGAGGTCAATAGAAAGTCTAGTGTGACAAATAACAAGTATCAAATAGAAACAAATCAAACTACATTTTAACAGAGGAAATATAAGGTATCATAATATGGATTAGATAGTTGAAAACTAAAGACCATAATACTGTGTGGTTAAGTATTACATTCAATCATGCCCATGAAAATCGGCTCCTCTGACTAGAAATAATCCCTATACATTTACCTAAGAAACACGATTTAAATAAAGCTTTAtaactttctctttttctccaaGTAAGACTGCAAAAGATGATAAATGGCTCTAATGGTGAATTGACTGGGAAGAAAAGTTTCTCTGTAGAGGAAAggaataataatttttgcagATAATTATCCTATATGCAGTCATGTCCTCCTCTACAATAATAAAACACATACAGTTTCCTTAATTCCCCAGAGTTGAAGACTAATTGAATTGGTTACCATTACAGCAAACAGTAGGcaacacatttttattttcaaaaagattaTACAGAGCATGAGCCTAAGCAAATTTTAAACAACTACTGTCCTCACAACAAGTAACTTCAAGAGATTTGAGTGTTTGAGCACTTTTAGCTAAAATTGATACCAAATTTTTCTGTTTCATTTGCTATTTTGTCATAATAAGCAATGCATATATGATGCTCCCAGCAGAATAATTTTGACGCAAGAATCCAAAACAGGAAATTTCCAACATTTAGTAATCACATTCTATCTCCGCCTTGATCACATACCGGGTTGTATAAGTCAACTTATATGTTATTGTATTAGAATAAAAGAGAAGAGTGAAAGATGTTGGAATTTTGAGAAATAGGAAAATATCTGCCAAACCAGTCTAGGattacattatttatttgaagaaGTAAAACTTGGTCCTCAGTTATCTTTGTCCAGACCTAAAAGAAGTGTCAAAAAAAGAAGGTACAGAACCATGAGGTATCAAGTTTAAATTCCAGCAGCCGCCCAAAAAActggtttctttttttttttctgatgaAGAAAAACACTGGTTTCTACCAATCTGCCTAAGCCTTGGTGGGCAAAGCTACCTGGTGCCTGTGCTGAATGGAAGTAGTAGGTACCCAGTGAAATAGTCGAGGAACACACAAGCTAAACCGGACAtcattattacaaaaaaaaaaaaaatctcctcTTTCCATTTCTATTTCAGCAGTCGTACCTACAACCCTCTGGTCTGCCACGTAGTACTCGAGTGCCAACCTCTGTCTGTGAGATTACATATTCAAGCATGTTTaaccttttaaatattttttcgagTAAGTTTTACTTCTCTGGTGAGGATCTTTTTTCTAATAAGTCTTTTTCCATGAAAATTCAAATGAGGATCTTTTTTCTAATAACTCTTTTTCCATGAAAAGATTCAAGTCCTTGTACTGAAATCAAAAAAGTATTTCGGCTCAGACTCTCAGTCATCCCTTTCCTGATAAGGTATCCCAAGGCTTTTTTCTCTATGGAACTTCTTAATCAGCCAGATATAGAAGcaaaacaaataatttgaaaCTAGACATGTAAGCAAAACAATTGAATGTAGCTTTTTGATTGGTAAAATTAAGAAATCGGAAGAAGCAGAATGGCAATGAAAAAAGGAAACTTCAATTGGGGATAAAGGAAGCCAACAAATGATGATAAgccaaataaataaagaagtaaaatatCACAGACATGCACACACTCTTGGAAGAAGGAAGCCCCTTCTTCCTACTTTTGTTTAAGCTAGGCATAAAAATTTCACTCGCCGGCCAGCAAATGCTATAAACATCC harbors:
- the LOC101261976 gene encoding uncharacterized protein, which encodes MNIASETMGSTFNTQILVDKLEMLNSSQQSIETLSHWCIFHMTKAKQVVETWAQQFHCSPREQRLSFLYLANDILQNSRRKGAEFVAEFWKVLPDALRDVIENGNEFGRNAALRLISIWDERKVFGSRGQILKEEFAGKHVGNGKHSGGKVRNSAGDALDKIVSSYQILYGGQIDEDAILSRAKNAISCVAKIDKKIGSDLNPGHLNGSGIVDELKGQHTILKDCVEQLTTVESSRVNLISHLREVLQEQEYKLDQVRNHLQAAQSHADQVGSICGQLLNFDGNGQILAEQNIKEANTSQAPHSFISGNREQSAPVMYTRQVSYEKSGNLEEDMKSAAAAVAAKLTASTSSAQMLSYVLSSLASEGVIGNSTKESLHDNQPEKRMKLENDGSCYAPSQNPQEAVTFFSQPNSVQHNLASTGRESTPTEPPPLPSSPPPLAPLPPMQPYPAGQIIQTSGQLPSSTFVYATSQQVQPASTLGGFVPPVNGISPFTYPATIGYQGYSSDSSLYSHQSSSLPMAPVSRP